Proteins co-encoded in one Methanothermobacter sp. genomic window:
- a CDS encoding CBS domain-containing protein encodes MNDLKVEDLMTPNPVTVPVHMAITRVRSILRDEDFRCVPVVNGEQLEGLITRGDVLHISATKSNIEARGIMEKPDVILLPEMDVYKAADLLIKAKEIQAPVVESTDNMKLIGILSVYDILAGFIERKIPPKKEKVGEVLTEKVVVCDTKDPLSKVWNKMDESGYSGLPVMKEGKLIGIITRKDLIRYGHARIVKESGDVRAMPVEKIMQTPPIVATRDMPIDEAATIMVTRDVGRLPVVEDPIYVKNDPQRAKEGKLVGIVSREDILKAYIYS; translated from the coding sequence GTGAATGATTTGAAAGTGGAAGATTTAATGACCCCCAATCCAGTGACGGTCCCAGTTCACATGGCGATTACACGTGTAAGATCCATACTCCGCGATGAGGATTTTAGGTGCGTTCCTGTCGTAAATGGGGAGCAACTTGAAGGATTGATCACAAGGGGTGATGTACTCCATATTTCAGCCACCAAATCCAACATTGAAGCAAGGGGAATAATGGAAAAACCAGATGTCATACTCCTCCCAGAAATGGATGTATACAAGGCAGCTGACCTCCTAATAAAGGCCAAGGAGATACAGGCCCCTGTAGTGGAATCCACTGATAATATGAAACTAATAGGGATATTAAGCGTCTATGATATCTTGGCAGGTTTTATTGAAAGGAAGATCCCACCAAAAAAGGAAAAGGTGGGTGAAGTTTTAACAGAAAAGGTCGTAGTATGTGATACAAAGGACCCGCTCTCCAAGGTTTGGAATAAGATGGATGAATCAGGCTATTCAGGACTGCCTGTAATGAAAGAGGGCAAGCTGATTGGTATAATAACGAGGAAGGATCTTATAAGGTATGGTCATGCCCGTATAGTGAAAGAATCAGGGGATGTTAGGGCCATGCCAGTGGAGAAGATAATGCAAACCCCACCTATAGTGGCTACAAGGGACATGCCCATTGATGAAGCGGCCACGATAATGGTGACAAGGGACGTGGGGAGACTCCCAGTAGTCGAAGACCCAATATATGTTAAAAACGACCCTCAAAGGGCTAAAGAGGGAAAACTTGTCGGTATAGTTTCAAGAGAGGATATATTGAAGGCTTATATTTATTCTTAA
- a CDS encoding CBS domain-containing protein produces the protein MRKKDTINIVKSLDRGPVEFESRNFEHEGDVMSIAQKEVVSIPPTINIKEAAEIMVKNKFRRLPITDPGTRKLLGIITSMDILDFLGGGDKSKILEEKYDDNFLAAINEPVRKIMTRNVKYITLKDSITDAVEKMLKYNIGALPVVNHEKKLVGIVSERDFVFLMAGVLNDEIVADHMTENLITTTPGTPIEGASKIMVRNKFRRLPIVGEERKTPHPEKEKLVGIVTSTDILEFLGSNRVFETIKTNSAEEALNTPVSEIMEKKVVTINSTSTLGQLYEIMAKNGIGGVPVVDYDELLGIITESDLLKAIAL, from the coding sequence ATGAGGAAAAAAGACACCATAAACATAGTAAAATCCTTGGACCGCGGTCCAGTGGAATTTGAAAGCAGAAACTTTGAACATGAAGGCGATGTTATGAGTATCGCCCAAAAAGAAGTGGTCTCAATACCACCTACCATAAATATTAAAGAAGCCGCTGAAATAATGGTTAAAAACAAGTTCAGAAGGCTTCCAATAACGGACCCGGGCACAAGGAAACTCTTAGGGATAATAACATCAATGGACATCCTAGACTTTTTAGGGGGAGGAGACAAATCCAAAATACTCGAAGAAAAATATGATGATAACTTCCTCGCAGCCATAAACGAACCTGTAAGGAAAATAATGACACGTAACGTTAAATATATCACCTTAAAAGATTCCATAACAGACGCTGTTGAAAAGATGCTCAAATATAATATTGGAGCCTTACCAGTTGTCAACCATGAAAAAAAACTGGTAGGGATAGTCTCAGAAAGAGACTTCGTATTTCTAATGGCAGGAGTCCTAAATGATGAAATAGTAGCAGACCACATGACAGAAAATCTCATAACAACAACCCCAGGCACCCCAATAGAGGGAGCCTCTAAAATAATGGTAAGAAACAAATTCAGAAGATTACCAATAGTTGGAGAAGAGAGAAAAACACCCCACCCAGAAAAAGAGAAACTTGTAGGGATTGTAACATCTACCGACATATTAGAATTTTTAGGATCCAACAGAGTATTCGAGACAATAAAAACAAATAGTGCAGAAGAAGCCCTTAATACCCCAGTAAGTGAAATAATGGAGAAAAAAGTAGTCACGATAAACTCAACAAGCACACTAGGACAATTATACGAGATAATGGCCAAAAACGGTATCGGGGGAGTGCCAGTAGTTGACTACGATGAACTTTTAGGTATAATAACCGAAAGCGACCTATTAAAGGCCATAGCCCTTTAA
- a CDS encoding CBS domain-containing protein, whose amino-acid sequence MKVEDVMTTTVKVMPDTQQVSYARNLMLKHGISHIVVVDSERKPVGIVTEKDITRKLRVAGPTWRRRPIDKISIKRVMSKDLISVPATADIREAVDIMLRNNISSLPVVEDGKLVGIITKTDLLRVYNEKCKGRWKVSDLMTKNVITVTENHTIAHVTSLMEENRIGRIIVIKDGEPVGIITSENISFAQLEDPETGVPLEKIYFIGRASKEKKKVRLISMLTAGDIMTEDLIKLDENADAAKAAKIMLKEKISGIPIVDEKNQLKGIITKTDIIRGIQ is encoded by the coding sequence ATGAAAGTCGAAGATGTGATGACCACAACAGTAAAAGTAATGCCAGATACTCAACAGGTTTCCTATGCCAGAAACCTAATGCTAAAACATGGGATAAGCCACATAGTCGTGGTAGACAGCGAAAGAAAACCGGTCGGAATAGTGACAGAAAAGGATATAACCCGCAAACTGAGGGTGGCCGGGCCAACATGGCGAAGAAGGCCAATAGATAAAATATCCATAAAAAGAGTGATGAGTAAAGACCTTATAAGTGTACCTGCTACTGCGGACATAAGAGAGGCTGTAGATATCATGCTAAGAAATAACATAAGCTCTTTGCCTGTAGTAGAGGATGGGAAACTTGTTGGTATAATAACAAAAACAGACCTTCTCAGAGTTTATAATGAAAAATGTAAGGGTAGATGGAAAGTTTCTGATCTTATGACGAAAAATGTTATCACAGTCACAGAAAACCATACGATAGCCCATGTAACAAGTTTAATGGAAGAAAATAGGATAGGGAGGATTATTGTAATTAAAGATGGAGAACCAGTGGGTATCATAACATCAGAGAACATATCATTCGCCCAACTTGAAGATCCTGAGACTGGAGTGCCCCTAGAGAAGATTTATTTCATAGGGAGAGCATCAAAAGAGAAAAAGAAGGTCAGATTAATTTCAATGTTAACGGCTGGAGATATCATGACAGAGGATCTTATAAAATTAGATGAGAATGCTGACGCTGCCAAAGCCGCTAAAATAATGTTAAAGGAGAAAATTAGTGGAATCCCAATAGTAGACGAAAAGAACCAGCTCAAGGGCATAATAACAAAAACAGACATAATAAGGGGCATACAATAA
- a CDS encoding CBS domain-containing protein gives MKIKYLMNRNIHCIDKDQNICDALRIMKKNNISRLVVINTNNEHIKEVVGIITEKDIAEKLGSSRYGNLAPSHFHVSTVMSTNIITADVNMDVGTAADIMLENHIGSLPVIEDDKLVGILTKTDILEICKGKPYEKRLVEDVMSSELITIEPTERMIHARRLMIDANIGRLPVIEDGELVGIITSKDIARSMIAFRKVVPDKYKSARIRNLLVEDLMTQNVKTVKTTDNISKTASKMIETGYGGFPVLDDDGTLVGIITKSDILDLIVEMEGG, from the coding sequence ATGAAAATAAAATATCTCATGAATCGGAACATCCACTGTATTGATAAGGATCAAAACATCTGTGATGCTTTAAGGATAATGAAGAAGAATAATATTTCACGCCTTGTGGTCATAAACACCAACAATGAGCATATAAAAGAGGTTGTTGGGATAATAACTGAGAAGGATATAGCCGAAAAACTTGGATCCTCAAGATATGGGAACCTGGCTCCATCACATTTCCATGTATCAACCGTCATGAGCACAAATATTATAACAGCGGATGTTAACATGGACGTGGGTACTGCAGCCGATATAATGCTAGAAAATCATATAGGAAGCTTACCGGTCATAGAAGATGATAAATTAGTCGGTATACTCACCAAAACAGACATACTTGAAATATGTAAAGGCAAACCCTATGAAAAACGGCTAGTGGAAGATGTGATGAGTTCAGAGCTCATAACCATAGAACCAACAGAGAGGATGATACACGCCAGGAGATTAATGATAGACGCGAATATAGGAAGACTACCAGTCATAGAAGACGGAGAACTGGTAGGGATAATCACATCAAAGGATATAGCACGTTCAATGATAGCCTTCAGAAAAGTAGTCCCTGACAAATACAAAAGTGCAAGGATAAGAAACCTACTCGTAGAAGATCTCATGACACAAAACGTTAAAACAGTGAAAACAACGGATAACATATCAAAGACAGCATCAAAGATGATAGAAACAGGATACGGGGGTTTCCCAGTATTAGATGATGATGGCACACTAGTGGGCATAATAACTAAAAGCGACATATTGGATCTTATAGTTGAAATGGAGGGGGGTTAA
- a CDS encoding RNA ligase, whose amino-acid sequence MDWRRNNSLKNFFFTCEKCAFTGRLYAENFLEKKIAKALGISHERLERAIRRRGIKFYKSIKPALLFKKDLMHIESGTVVYITDDKLEIIRGFPKIRRTLILSPTIEKHFKDKVAVEEKMNGYNVRIASVDSKIVALTRGGYLCPFTTRKVQEFMDLERFFKDNPNLVICGEMLGTANPYVSHYYPEIGELGFRIFDVREKTTNRPLPIKEKRKLLKDYDLPMVRLLGTFPVEKAAEKIKRIVKKLGEEGREGVVIKDPQMELPPIKYTASQAHANEIKYAFNYPFDFGRAFFFSRVIREGFQAYEMKESDDELRERAHRLGEAIIYPMVKTIKKIAEGGVAHEDTTINVSSRKEAKEFIKHLHALGVSATIIKYKDGEAVIRRFHQATTDRTKNFLEGGLY is encoded by the coding sequence GTGGACTGGAGAAGGAACAACTCCCTCAAAAATTTCTTTTTCACTTGCGAAAAGTGTGCTTTCACAGGGAGATTATACGCCGAAAACTTCCTAGAAAAGAAGATAGCAAAAGCCCTAGGAATAAGCCATGAAAGACTAGAAAGGGCCATTAGAAGACGTGGAATTAAATTCTACAAATCAATAAAACCGGCTCTACTATTCAAAAAAGATCTCATGCACATAGAATCCGGTACGGTAGTCTATATCACAGATGATAAACTAGAGATTATAAGGGGCTTCCCTAAGATCCGAAGAACCCTAATTTTATCCCCAACCATAGAAAAACACTTCAAAGACAAGGTAGCAGTCGAGGAAAAAATGAACGGCTACAATGTAAGAATAGCATCAGTCGACTCGAAGATAGTGGCCCTTACAAGGGGCGGATACCTTTGTCCCTTCACAACACGAAAAGTACAAGAATTCATGGACCTAGAAAGGTTCTTCAAGGACAACCCAAACCTTGTAATCTGCGGGGAAATGTTAGGCACAGCCAACCCATACGTTTCACACTATTATCCAGAAATAGGGGAATTAGGATTCAGAATATTCGATGTGAGGGAAAAGACCACGAATAGGCCATTACCAATTAAAGAGAAGAGAAAATTACTTAAAGATTATGATCTTCCAATGGTCCGTTTACTGGGCACTTTCCCAGTGGAAAAAGCTGCTGAAAAAATAAAAAGGATCGTTAAAAAACTAGGAGAGGAAGGGAGAGAAGGGGTTGTAATAAAGGATCCACAGATGGAATTACCACCCATAAAATATACAGCATCCCAGGCACATGCAAATGAAATAAAATATGCCTTCAATTATCCATTCGATTTCGGTAGAGCGTTCTTCTTCAGTAGGGTGATAAGAGAAGGATTCCAAGCATATGAAATGAAAGAATCCGACGATGAATTGCGTGAAAGAGCCCACAGACTAGGCGAAGCTATAATCTATCCTATGGTAAAGACGATAAAAAAAATAGCTGAAGGTGGAGTAGCACACGAAGACACCACCATTAATGTGTCAAGTAGAAAGGAGGCCAAGGAATTCATAAAACATTTGCATGCATTAGGCGTATCAGCAACCATCATAAAATATAAAGATGGTGAAGCCGTTATAAGACGCTTCCACCAGGCAACTACTGATAGGACAAAAAATTTCCTAGAAGGTGGCTTATATTAG
- the pheA gene encoding prephenate dehydratase, which produces MLDVIAYLGPEGTFTEEAAHRLSKKLIPFDSIIDVLDAVKNGKVDKGVVPIENSIEGPVGATLDLLAHEYDLCIEREIVLKVDHYLLANKGVRLEELTDVYSHPQSLAQCHKFIEKMGLRAHSTSSTAAAAKIIKGKRRSCAIGTLRAARLYDLEIVAEAIQDYTPNMTRFIVIALHDHEFTGSDKTSILFTLAEDKPGGLYEILGLFADANVNLTKIESRPSKMGLGRYIFFLDFEGHRKEKNISIILEEIRDRTPFMKILGSYPMDEWYMKR; this is translated from the coding sequence ATTTTGGATGTTATAGCATATCTTGGACCAGAAGGGACTTTTACGGAAGAGGCGGCCCATAGATTATCAAAGAAATTAATACCGTTTGATTCCATTATAGATGTTTTGGATGCTGTGAAAAATGGGAAGGTTGATAAGGGTGTTGTACCTATCGAAAATTCAATTGAAGGTCCTGTAGGCGCTACATTGGATCTTCTAGCCCATGAGTACGATCTTTGCATAGAAAGGGAGATAGTATTAAAAGTTGATCATTATCTGCTCGCTAATAAAGGTGTCAGATTAGAGGAACTTACAGATGTTTATTCACACCCCCAATCCCTCGCCCAATGCCACAAGTTCATAGAAAAGATGGGTCTTAGGGCACATTCAACATCTAGTACTGCTGCTGCGGCGAAAATTATAAAAGGTAAGAGGAGATCTTGCGCCATAGGCACTTTAAGAGCAGCCAGATTATATGACCTGGAGATTGTGGCTGAGGCTATTCAAGATTATACTCCTAATATGACACGATTCATTGTTATAGCCTTACATGACCATGAGTTCACAGGCTCTGATAAGACCTCAATATTATTTACACTTGCAGAGGATAAGCCAGGGGGCTTATATGAGATTTTAGGATTATTTGCAGATGCAAATGTAAATTTGACCAAGATAGAATCTAGACCTTCAAAAATGGGCCTTGGAAGGTACATATTCTTCCTAGATTTTGAGGGACATAGAAAAGAAAAGAATATAAGTATAATATTAGAGGAGATTAGAGATAGGACACCATTCATGAAGATCCTAGGTTCATATCCAATGGATGAGTGGTACATGAAAAGATAA
- a CDS encoding PsbP-related protein, whose amino-acid sequence MKKSLVILFIIMAMVSVAGCTSQSDVKNKIFKGDNITFEYPADWVIANSQANDTIVAVADPKSVNPQTGYAQTVVVIQKRGLEGDFYQMYNKNYATLFNNSSYQRVSEGNITIGSYQALENTYIVTEGGLKKKQRAIWIQRGNEVYVILCSALISEFDKERANFDIIINSFNFIG is encoded by the coding sequence ATGAAAAAGAGTCTAGTTATTCTATTTATTATCATGGCCATGGTAAGTGTTGCGGGTTGCACTTCCCAATCAGATGTAAAGAATAAAATATTCAAAGGGGATAATATAACATTTGAGTATCCTGCAGATTGGGTTATAGCAAATTCGCAGGCAAATGATACTATAGTGGCTGTAGCAGATCCTAAATCTGTAAATCCACAAACAGGCTATGCGCAGACTGTTGTGGTAATACAGAAGAGGGGATTAGAAGGTGACTTTTATCAAATGTATAATAAAAATTATGCAACATTATTTAATAATTCAAGTTATCAGAGAGTTTCTGAGGGTAACATAACAATAGGATCTTATCAAGCGCTTGAAAACACTTATATTGTAACAGAAGGTGGTTTGAAAAAGAAACAAAGGGCGATATGGATACAAAGGGGGAATGAAGTGTACGTGATACTTTGCAGCGCCCTAATCAGTGAATTCGATAAGGAAAGGGCAAATTTTGATATTATAATCAACAGTTTCAATTTCATAGGATAA
- a CDS encoding radical SAM protein, which produces MAFRLKPLFTIEEITRSLDDKSACICFFGGDPSPQMSLALSVAKKALKEKKGEILRICWETNGNIHPKYLDEMAMTSLSSGGIIKFELKAWDEKLHRILTGVSNKQTFKNFKYIYKGYFEKRIEPPLLVASTLLIPGYVGKNEVEKIANFLVKLNPQIPYTLLAFSPQHMMKDLPLLTWEEANECLEVARGIGLKRVRLGNTHLLR; this is translated from the coding sequence ATGGCCTTTAGACTAAAACCTTTATTTACAATTGAAGAGATAACCAGAAGCCTAGATGATAAAAGCGCTTGTATATGTTTTTTTGGGGGTGATCCGTCACCGCAGATGTCATTGGCACTATCAGTGGCTAAAAAAGCTCTGAAGGAAAAAAAGGGCGAGATTTTGAGGATTTGTTGGGAGACTAATGGTAATATTCACCCAAAATATTTAGATGAAATGGCAATGACAAGCTTATCATCCGGTGGTATAATAAAGTTTGAGCTTAAGGCATGGGATGAAAAACTTCACAGAATATTGACAGGTGTAAGTAATAAACAAACCTTTAAAAATTTTAAATACATTTACAAAGGCTATTTTGAAAAAAGGATTGAACCACCATTACTTGTTGCAAGCACCCTTCTAATACCGGGTTATGTGGGTAAAAATGAAGTAGAAAAGATAGCCAATTTTCTAGTGAAACTTAACCCACAGATACCCTATACTCTCCTCGCATTTTCCCCTCAACACATGATGAAGGATCTTCCACTATTGACTTGGGAAGAAGCAAATGAATGTTTAGAAGTGGCCCGGGGAATCGGATTAAAGAGGGTGCGATTGGGGAACACCCACCTACTCAGATGA
- a CDS encoding KH domain-containing protein encodes MGLPICDVCLKSGILCQGCEDKLKSGEVTELELEISKVLYRLAEGKLGFKRAIDMGDVVIIITDRDQVGKLIGKGGKIVRTISRAIGKRVRVVGEDSDLKSVAEDVLAPARISGINIVYGKDGKEKFKIRVIKEDARRIPASLDVLNKIIKRLTGEETTIVVDEY; translated from the coding sequence ATGGGATTACCGATATGTGATGTTTGTTTAAAAAGTGGAATTTTATGTCAGGGTTGTGAGGATAAACTTAAAAGTGGTGAGGTGACGGAATTAGAATTGGAAATTTCAAAGGTTCTCTACAGGTTAGCTGAGGGTAAATTGGGGTTCAAAAGGGCGATAGATATGGGTGATGTTGTTATTATCATCACCGATAGGGATCAGGTAGGCAAACTTATAGGTAAGGGTGGTAAGATTGTGAGAACCATTTCAAGGGCTATAGGTAAACGTGTAAGGGTTGTTGGTGAGGATTCTGATCTTAAGTCAGTTGCTGAGGATGTTCTTGCGCCTGCAAGGATTTCTGGTATAAATATTGTTTATGGTAAGGATGGTAAAGAAAAGTTCAAGATAAGGGTTATCAAAGAGGATGCTAGGAGGATACCCGCCAGCCTTGATGTTCTTAATAAGATAATAAAAAGATTGACTGGTGAGGAGACAACTATAGTAGTTGATGAGTATTAA
- the coaBC gene encoding bifunctional phosphopantothenoylcysteine decarboxylase/phosphopantothenate--cysteine ligase CoaBC, whose translation MDIILCVTGSIAAIEAVKLARELRRQGATIKCFMSDGACNIIHPYAMEFATGNDVILELTGEIEHVKYADSDLILVAPATANVISKFACKIADNPINALLIAAMGHGTPIVMVPSMNLSMYRAIEHNMEKLAQEGVIFVPPRLEEGKAKFPNLDDIVLTVLRGTSFGNLQGKRVLVSAGGTYEAIDPVRGVCNLSSGKMGLELAKEAFIQGADVTLLGANLSLDVPSCISMVNVVSAAEMFDKVQELIGDFDVFISAAAVADFRPEYTGSKIPSSKGHTLKLEPNPKIIDSVKTLNPNVYLVGFKAEYNVSEDELIELAREQRERSGADLVVANDLAVEGFGSDKIKPILVSDKVEKFPRMDKRELSKIIIQIVSQNL comes from the coding sequence ATGGATATCATATTATGTGTAACTGGTAGTATAGCGGCTATAGAGGCTGTTAAACTTGCACGTGAGCTTAGAAGACAGGGAGCAACTATAAAGTGTTTCATGAGTGACGGTGCTTGTAATATTATCCATCCTTATGCCATGGAATTTGCAACAGGAAATGATGTTATATTAGAGCTCACAGGCGAAATAGAACATGTTAAATATGCCGACTCTGATCTAATCCTTGTCGCCCCGGCCACAGCTAACGTTATAAGCAAGTTCGCATGTAAGATAGCTGATAATCCGATAAACGCGCTTCTAATCGCAGCAATGGGTCATGGAACCCCTATTGTGATGGTACCTTCAATGAACTTGTCAATGTATCGGGCGATAGAACATAATATGGAAAAACTTGCCCAGGAAGGTGTGATCTTCGTACCCCCAAGGTTGGAGGAAGGAAAGGCTAAGTTCCCCAATCTTGATGATATAGTGCTTACAGTTTTAAGAGGAACATCCTTTGGCAATTTGCAGGGTAAAAGGGTTCTTGTAAGCGCTGGTGGAACCTATGAGGCTATAGATCCTGTTAGAGGTGTTTGTAATTTGAGTTCTGGTAAAATGGGTTTGGAATTGGCCAAAGAAGCTTTTATACAAGGGGCGGATGTCACACTCCTTGGGGCCAATTTATCCCTAGATGTGCCTTCATGTATAAGTATGGTTAATGTTGTATCAGCTGCTGAAATGTTTGATAAAGTTCAGGAGTTGATTGGAGATTTTGATGTTTTTATTTCGGCTGCTGCTGTGGCAGATTTCAGACCAGAATATACTGGAAGTAAGATACCATCTTCTAAGGGGCATACTTTAAAATTGGAGCCTAATCCCAAGATAATTGATAGTGTGAAGACTTTAAATCCTAATGTTTATCTGGTTGGTTTTAAGGCTGAATATAATGTTAGTGAGGATGAGCTTATAGAATTGGCTAGGGAACAGAGAGAAAGGTCAGGTGCAGATTTGGTTGTTGCTAATGATCTTGCAGTTGAAGGTTTCGGTTCAGATAAAATAAAACCAATATTAGTTTCTGATAAGGTTGAGAAATTTCCTCGTATGGATAAAAGGGAACTTTCAAAGATAATAATACAGATCGTATCCCAAAATTTATAA
- a CDS encoding helix-turn-helix transcriptional regulator has protein sequence MALKNLVLGYRKITGKSLDELARELEVPKTVVEGLENGEIKHPTPALLSKIRRLTRGLDKKELEAIGRGYRIKEFLGNYFEYFLKGLSKEKGIKTSEIKEMPPTELYKLIGKLDEDFIKITNKGRIASHS, from the coding sequence ATGGCATTAAAAAACCTTGTATTAGGTTATAGGAAAATCACGGGAAAAAGTCTTGATGAACTTGCAAGAGAACTAGAAGTACCAAAGACGGTTGTAGAGGGCCTTGAAAATGGTGAAATCAAACACCCCACTCCCGCTCTGCTTTCAAAGATCAGAAGACTTACAAGAGGATTGGACAAAAAAGAACTTGAAGCCATTGGAAGAGGCTACAGGATAAAAGAGTTTCTAGGCAATTATTTCGAATACTTCCTCAAGGGCTTATCCAAAGAAAAGGGAATAAAAACCTCCGAGATAAAAGAAATGCCACCAACAGAATTGTACAAATTAATAGGGAAATTAGACGAGGATTTCATTAAAATAACAAATAAAGGTAGAATAGCAAGCCATTCCTAG
- a CDS encoding fibrillarin-like rRNA/tRNA 2'-O-methyltransferase, whose amino-acid sequence MKKIKGIRGVYFHENFLLTINLTKHMQVYGEKLFKWGGREYRVWDPYRSKLAAAIINGLKNLKIKKDSRILYLGASAGTTASHFSDMVPDGIIYCVEFSPRMMRELVKVCENRKNMIPLLKDATRPRDYLHLIEKVDFLYCDVAQPIQSQLFIENMKLFLKREGQGLLMIKARSIDVTRKPSIIFKEEEEKIKGSGFKVIERIRLEPYEKDHMALLVEFSD is encoded by the coding sequence ATGAAGAAAATCAAAGGGATAAGGGGAGTATATTTCCATGAAAATTTTCTTTTAACAATTAATCTTACAAAGCACATGCAGGTTTATGGTGAAAAATTATTCAAATGGGGTGGACGAGAATATCGCGTATGGGATCCCTATAGGTCTAAGCTAGCGGCCGCCATAATTAACGGGCTTAAAAATCTCAAGATCAAGAAAGATTCTAGAATATTATACTTGGGGGCATCAGCGGGTACTACAGCGTCACATTTCTCTGACATGGTCCCTGATGGTATTATATATTGTGTAGAATTTTCTCCACGGATGATGAGGGAACTAGTAAAAGTGTGTGAAAACCGGAAAAATATGATACCACTGCTTAAGGATGCTACTCGTCCAAGGGATTACCTACATCTTATAGAAAAGGTAGATTTTCTCTATTGTGACGTGGCACAACCAATACAAAGTCAACTTTTCATAGAAAACATGAAATTATTCCTTAAGAGGGAAGGTCAAGGTTTGTTGATGATAAAAGCAAGAAGCATAGATGTTACAAGAAAACCTTCTATAATTTTTAAAGAGGAAGAAGAGAAGATAAAAGGTTCTGGTTTCAAAGTCATAGAGAGGATTAGACTAGAACCTTATGAGAAAGATCATATGGCTTTACTTGTTGAATTTAGCGACTAG
- a CDS encoding ATP-binding protein — MKCYLVPCVAGFIAFNEDLDIVDYELFPRRSIISKLLKFEKGLIPEEERIIKRLLKDYQKISIESLHRWKYGKFKGVILESPNIGGEYLRENLRKILRKIGFIKGGEFQEIIYEIHMGMTIKKLEESFREQDKLIIQAVNTLDDLDEATGKFVERIREWYSIYFPELESVKDHEHYVKLITEHSRREDIIKLKKLPRESIGAELEEEDIEIIREFAKAIRSLQLLRKSIERYIELKMGYLAPNLQDVAGTTLGAKLIAHAGSMKKLALLPSSTIQVMGAEKALFRHLRRGSKPPKHGLIYQHPLVRGSNWRVRGKIARALASKISLAARKDVFTGEYDPKIKEDLYKRIGIIKRETPKKKRKKRR, encoded by the coding sequence ATGAAGTGTTATCTTGTACCATGTGTTGCCGGTTTCATAGCATTTAATGAAGATTTGGATATTGTAGATTATGAACTTTTCCCCAGAAGATCTATAATTTCAAAATTACTAAAATTCGAAAAAGGGCTAATCCCTGAAGAAGAGAGGATCATAAAAAGACTCCTCAAAGATTATCAGAAGATATCCATAGAATCTTTGCATAGATGGAAGTATGGGAAATTTAAAGGGGTTATTTTAGAATCTCCGAACATTGGGGGTGAATATCTTCGAGAAAATTTAAGAAAAATCCTTAGGAAGATTGGATTCATAAAGGGTGGTGAATTCCAGGAGATCATATATGAGATACATATGGGGATGACCATAAAAAAGTTGGAAGAATCCTTCAGAGAACAGGACAAATTAATTATACAAGCCGTGAATACCTTGGATGATCTTGACGAGGCTACAGGCAAGTTTGTTGAAAGGATAAGGGAATGGTACTCTATATATTTCCCAGAACTGGAGTCTGTAAAAGATCATGAACATTATGTTAAACTCATAACAGAACATTCAAGAAGAGAGGATATAATAAAATTGAAAAAATTGCCAAGAGAGAGTATAGGGGCGGAACTCGAAGAAGAGGACATAGAGATTATAAGAGAATTTGCAAAGGCCATCAGATCATTACAGTTGCTAAGAAAATCCATAGAAAGATATATAGAGTTAAAAATGGGGTACTTAGCGCCTAATTTGCAGGATGTTGCTGGCACGACGCTCGGTGCGAAATTAATAGCACACGCAGGGAGCATGAAAAAATTAGCACTTTTACCCTCTTCAACCATACAAGTGATGGGAGCTGAAAAAGCCTTATTCAGACACCTTAGAAGGGGCTCGAAACCCCCAAAACATGGACTAATATATCAACATCCCCTCGTTAGAGGATCAAATTGGCGGGTTCGTGGAAAAATCGCCCGTGCACTAGCCTCAAAGATCTCCCTTGCAGCAAGGAAGGATGTTTTCACAGGAGAATACGACCCTAAAATAAAAGAAGATTTGTATAAACGTATAGGTATCATAAAAAGAGAAACTCCAAAGAAAAAGAGAAAAAAGAGAAGATAA